One Ooceraea biroi isolate clonal line C1 chromosome 6, Obir_v5.4, whole genome shotgun sequence genomic window carries:
- the LOC113562180 gene encoding uncharacterized protein LOC113562180 isoform X2 has protein sequence MRLILFCSHICSERCTGMICLEAPYFNLNRILLQSTALWPFQQSKLVQLQFILISTVLMTAIICQITTFLTSNVTPKFAVKVLSSVLFLISLMILYSSYRFNIKILKDLMGQLHCACTKLRDENEIAIIQKYGRTAKYYTAAVLVIFFIAKSAFWTIQIVIPYLDDVTPINGCRPHRLYIVAEYFIDQQKYYYVILLHMNAALFIGILTVITTGTLMIAYLQHTCGMFRIACYRIEHAMEINVLKDISKCKNLNSEFSISKKIVDAVNIHREAIKLSENLITRFDTMYFCLTLLAVITMSLNLFQVSQTITFEDNIMEATVPSLNLLVLILYVFLANLFGQNVIDHNNEVYTAAYRLISNILLLLFHLSNYRITTCRYSIRWYMCPLHVQKLILLLLQRKAKEFHLTCGGLFIASFECLATLTKATMSYFTLMHSTRR, from the exons ATGCGCCTCATTCTTTTCTGCAGTCACATATGTTCTGAACGTTGCACCGGCATGATCTGTCTCGAAGCGCCGTATTTTAATCTGAATAGAATTCTTTTGCAAAGTACTGCACTATGGCCGTTTCAACAATCAAAACTAGTCCAacttcaatttattttaatctcgacaGTTCTCATGACTGCTATTATCTGCCAg ATAACTACATTTCTTACATCAAATGTCACTCCCAAATTTGCTGTTAAAGTTCTCTCCTCTGTTCTGTTCTTAATCAGTTTGATGATATTGTACAGTTCATACCGATTTAACATCAAAATA cTAAAGGATTTGATGGGACAACTGCACTGTGCGTGCACCAAACTAAGAGATGAAAATGAAATCGCTATAATACAAAAGTATGGCAGGActgcaaaatattatacagCTGCAGTTCTTG taattttctttattgcaAAATCTGCTTTTTGGACCATTCAAATTGTAATACCTTATCTCGATGACGTTACGCCTATAAATGGATGCCGACCACATCGACTATACATAGTTGCCGAATACTTTATTgatcaacaaaaatattactatGTAATTTTGCTTCACATGAATGCAGCTCTATTTATTGGAATACTAACAGTAATAACAACGGGAACACTAATGATTGCATATCTCCAACATACATGCGGAATGTTCAGAATTGCTTG TTATCGTATCGAACACGCGATGGAGATTAATGTACTAAAAGATATTAGCAAgtgtaaaaatttaaacagCGAATTTTCGATATCTAAGAAAATAGTTGATGCCGTAAATATTCATCGAGAAGCCATCAA ATTGAGCGAGAATTTGATAACCAGATTTGACACAATGTACTTTTGTTTAACACTGCTCGCAGTGATTACAATGAGTCTTAATCTTTTTCAA GTTTCTCAGACCATAACATTTGAAGATAATATAATGGAAGCTACAGTTCCTTCTTTAAACCTACTCGTTCTTATTCTATACGTATTTCTTGCCAATTTGTTTGGACAGAATGTGATAGACCACAATAATGAAGTATATACTGCGGC TTATCGTCTGATCTCAAACATTCTTCTCCTTCTATTCCATCTTTCAAATTATCGAATCACTACTTGTAGATACAGCATTCGATGGTACATGTGTCCTCTACATGTACAAAAATTGATACTATTGCTTTTGCAAAGAAAGGCCAAAGAATTTCATTTAACTTGCGGAGGACTGTTCATAGCATCGTTCGAGTGTCTAGCAACG TTAACAAAAGCAACAATGTCTTACTTTACTCTCATGCATTCCACAagaagataa
- the LOC113562180 gene encoding uncharacterized protein LOC113562180 isoform X3 — MRLILFCSHICSERCTGMICLEAPYFNLNRILLQSTALWPFQQSKLVQLQFILISTVLMTAIICQITTFLTSNVTPKFAVKVLSSVLFLISLMILYSSYRFNIKILKDLMGQLHCACTKLRDENEIAIIQKYGRTAKYYTAAVLVIFFIAKSAFWTIQIVIPYLDDVTPINGCRPHRLYIVAEYFIDQQKYYYVILLHMNAALFIGILTVITTGTLMIAYLQHTCGMFRIAWYETGYRIEHAMEINVLKDISKCKNLNSEFSISKKIVDAVNIHREAIKLSENLITRFDTMYFCLTLLAVITMSLNLFQVSQTITFEDNIMEATVPSLNLLVLILYVFLANLFGQNVIDHNNEVYTAAYSIRWYMCPLHVQKLILLLLQRKAKEFHLTCGGLFIASFECLATLTKATMSYFTLMHSTRR; from the exons ATGCGCCTCATTCTTTTCTGCAGTCACATATGTTCTGAACGTTGCACCGGCATGATCTGTCTCGAAGCGCCGTATTTTAATCTGAATAGAATTCTTTTGCAAAGTACTGCACTATGGCCGTTTCAACAATCAAAACTAGTCCAacttcaatttattttaatctcgacaGTTCTCATGACTGCTATTATCTGCCAg ATAACTACATTTCTTACATCAAATGTCACTCCCAAATTTGCTGTTAAAGTTCTCTCCTCTGTTCTGTTCTTAATCAGTTTGATGATATTGTACAGTTCATACCGATTTAACATCAAAATA cTAAAGGATTTGATGGGACAACTGCACTGTGCGTGCACCAAACTAAGAGATGAAAATGAAATCGCTATAATACAAAAGTATGGCAGGActgcaaaatattatacagCTGCAGTTCTTG taattttctttattgcaAAATCTGCTTTTTGGACCATTCAAATTGTAATACCTTATCTCGATGACGTTACGCCTATAAATGGATGCCGACCACATCGACTATACATAGTTGCCGAATACTTTATTgatcaacaaaaatattactatGTAATTTTGCTTCACATGAATGCAGCTCTATTTATTGGAATACTAACAGTAATAACAACGGGAACACTAATGATTGCATATCTCCAACATACATGCGGAATGTTCAGAATTGCTTGGTATGAAACTGG TTATCGTATCGAACACGCGATGGAGATTAATGTACTAAAAGATATTAGCAAgtgtaaaaatttaaacagCGAATTTTCGATATCTAAGAAAATAGTTGATGCCGTAAATATTCATCGAGAAGCCATCAA ATTGAGCGAGAATTTGATAACCAGATTTGACACAATGTACTTTTGTTTAACACTGCTCGCAGTGATTACAATGAGTCTTAATCTTTTTCAA GTTTCTCAGACCATAACATTTGAAGATAATATAATGGAAGCTACAGTTCCTTCTTTAAACCTACTCGTTCTTATTCTATACGTATTTCTTGCCAATTTGTTTGGACAGAATGTGATAGACCACAATAATGAAGTATATACTGCGGC ATACAGCATTCGATGGTACATGTGTCCTCTACATGTACAAAAATTGATACTATTGCTTTTGCAAAGAAAGGCCAAAGAATTTCATTTAACTTGCGGAGGACTGTTCATAGCATCGTTCGAGTGTCTAGCAACG TTAACAAAAGCAACAATGTCTTACTTTACTCTCATGCATTCCACAagaagataa
- the LOC113562180 gene encoding uncharacterized protein LOC113562180 isoform X4: MRLILFCSHICSERCTGMICLEAPYFNLNRILLQSTALWPFQQSKLVQLQFILISTVLMTAIICQITTFLTSNVTPKFAVKVLSSVLFLISLMILYSSYRFNIKILKDLMGQLHCACTKLRDENEIAIIQKYGRTAKYYTAAVLVAEYFIDQQKYYYVILLHMNAALFIGILTVITTGTLMIAYLQHTCGMFRIAWYETGYRIEHAMEINVLKDISKCKNLNSEFSISKKIVDAVNIHREAIKLSENLITRFDTMYFCLTLLAVITMSLNLFQVSQTITFEDNIMEATVPSLNLLVLILYVFLANLFGQNVIDHNNEVYTAAYRLISNILLLLFHLSNYRITTCRYSIRWYMCPLHVQKLILLLLQRKAKEFHLTCGGLFIASFECLATLTKATMSYFTLMHSTRR; this comes from the exons ATGCGCCTCATTCTTTTCTGCAGTCACATATGTTCTGAACGTTGCACCGGCATGATCTGTCTCGAAGCGCCGTATTTTAATCTGAATAGAATTCTTTTGCAAAGTACTGCACTATGGCCGTTTCAACAATCAAAACTAGTCCAacttcaatttattttaatctcgacaGTTCTCATGACTGCTATTATCTGCCAg ATAACTACATTTCTTACATCAAATGTCACTCCCAAATTTGCTGTTAAAGTTCTCTCCTCTGTTCTGTTCTTAATCAGTTTGATGATATTGTACAGTTCATACCGATTTAACATCAAAATA cTAAAGGATTTGATGGGACAACTGCACTGTGCGTGCACCAAACTAAGAGATGAAAATGAAATCGCTATAATACAAAAGTATGGCAGGActgcaaaatattatacagCTGCAGTTCTTG TTGCCGAATACTTTATTgatcaacaaaaatattactatGTAATTTTGCTTCACATGAATGCAGCTCTATTTATTGGAATACTAACAGTAATAACAACGGGAACACTAATGATTGCATATCTCCAACATACATGCGGAATGTTCAGAATTGCTTGGTATGAAACTGG TTATCGTATCGAACACGCGATGGAGATTAATGTACTAAAAGATATTAGCAAgtgtaaaaatttaaacagCGAATTTTCGATATCTAAGAAAATAGTTGATGCCGTAAATATTCATCGAGAAGCCATCAA ATTGAGCGAGAATTTGATAACCAGATTTGACACAATGTACTTTTGTTTAACACTGCTCGCAGTGATTACAATGAGTCTTAATCTTTTTCAA GTTTCTCAGACCATAACATTTGAAGATAATATAATGGAAGCTACAGTTCCTTCTTTAAACCTACTCGTTCTTATTCTATACGTATTTCTTGCCAATTTGTTTGGACAGAATGTGATAGACCACAATAATGAAGTATATACTGCGGC TTATCGTCTGATCTCAAACATTCTTCTCCTTCTATTCCATCTTTCAAATTATCGAATCACTACTTGTAGATACAGCATTCGATGGTACATGTGTCCTCTACATGTACAAAAATTGATACTATTGCTTTTGCAAAGAAAGGCCAAAGAATTTCATTTAACTTGCGGAGGACTGTTCATAGCATCGTTCGAGTGTCTAGCAACG TTAACAAAAGCAACAATGTCTTACTTTACTCTCATGCATTCCACAagaagataa
- the LOC105279101 gene encoding uncharacterized protein LOC105279101 isoform X3, giving the protein MRLILFCSHIGSERCTGMICLEAQYFNLNRILLQSTALWPFQQSKLVQLHFIINWTVLMVAIICQITTFSTSQFTPKFFLKVFSGVLFLIVLVVHYSSFRFNITILKDLMGQLHCACTKLRDKNEIAIIQKYGRNAKRYTAALLVVFFILESIFWASQIIIPYLDDVTPINGCRPHRLQIAVEYFIDQQKYYYVILLHMNAAIFIGVLTFLAMGTLMIAYLQHTCGMFTIACYRIEHAMEINILKNISLNNEFSISKKIVNAVNIHREAMKLSEDLITRFDTMYFCLTVLVVITMSLNLFQCGISLLKQHYITHSITCSVKA; this is encoded by the exons ATGCGCCTCATTCTTTTCTGCAGTCACATAGGTTCTGAACGTTGCACCGGCATGATCTGTCTCGAAGCGCAGTATTTTAATCTGAATAGAATTCTTTTGCAAAGTACTGCACTATGGCCGTTTCAACAATCAAAACTAGTTCAACTTCACTTTATTATAAACTGGACAGTTCTCATGGTTGCTATTATCTGCcag ATAACTACATTTTCTACATCACAATTCACacccaaattttttcttaaagtTTTCTCCGGTGTActctttttaattgttttagtGGTGCATTACAGTTCATTTCGATTTAACATCACAATC CTAAAGGATTTGATGGGACAACTTCACTGTGCATGCACCAAACtaagagataaaaatgaaatcgcTATAATACAAAAGTATGGCAGGAACGCAAAACGTTATACAGCTGCACTTCTTG TTGTCTTCTTCATTCTGGAATCTATTTTTTGGGCAAGTCAAATCATAATACCTTATCTCGATGACGTTACGCCTATAAACGGATGCCGACCACATCGATTACAAATAGCGGTCGAATACTTTATTgatcaacaaaaatattactatGTAATTCTACTTCACATGAATGCAGCCATATTTATTGGAGTACTTACATTCCTAGCGATGGGAACACTGATGATTGCATATCTCCAACATACATGCGGAATGTTCACAATTGCTTG TTATCGTATTGAACACGCAATGgagattaatatattaaaaaatattagcttaaataatgaattttcgaTATCCAAGAAAATAGTTAACGCCGTAAATATTCATCGAGAAGCCATGAA aTTGAGTGAGGATTTGATAACCAGGTTTGACACAATGTACTTTTGTTTAACAGTGCTCGTGGTGATTACAATGAGTCTGAATCTTTTTCAA TGTGGTATCAGTTTACTCAAACAACATTATATAACACATTCAATAACATGTAGTGTCAAAGCATAA
- the LOC113562180 gene encoding uncharacterized protein LOC113562180 isoform X5, with product MYLIKILYMLPRYTITTFLTSNVTPKFAVKVLSSVLFLISLMILYSSYRFNIKILKDLMGQLHCACTKLRDENEIAIIQKYGRTAKYYTAAVLVIFFIAKSAFWTIQIVIPYLDDVTPINGCRPHRLYIVAEYFIDQQKYYYVILLHMNAALFIGILTVITTGTLMIAYLQHTCGMFRIAWYETGYRIEHAMEINVLKDISKCKNLNSEFSISKKIVDAVNIHREAIKLSENLITRFDTMYFCLTLLAVITMSLNLFQVSQTITFEDNIMEATVPSLNLLVLILYVFLANLFGQNVIDHNNEVYTAAYRLISNILLLLFHLSNYRITTCRYSIRWYMCPLHVQKLILLLLQRKAKEFHLTCGGLFIASFECLATLTKATMSYFTLMHSTRR from the exons atgtatctaATTAAGATATTATACATGCTTCCTCGATACACT ATAACTACATTTCTTACATCAAATGTCACTCCCAAATTTGCTGTTAAAGTTCTCTCCTCTGTTCTGTTCTTAATCAGTTTGATGATATTGTACAGTTCATACCGATTTAACATCAAAATA cTAAAGGATTTGATGGGACAACTGCACTGTGCGTGCACCAAACTAAGAGATGAAAATGAAATCGCTATAATACAAAAGTATGGCAGGActgcaaaatattatacagCTGCAGTTCTTG taattttctttattgcaAAATCTGCTTTTTGGACCATTCAAATTGTAATACCTTATCTCGATGACGTTACGCCTATAAATGGATGCCGACCACATCGACTATACATAGTTGCCGAATACTTTATTgatcaacaaaaatattactatGTAATTTTGCTTCACATGAATGCAGCTCTATTTATTGGAATACTAACAGTAATAACAACGGGAACACTAATGATTGCATATCTCCAACATACATGCGGAATGTTCAGAATTGCTTGGTATGAAACTGG TTATCGTATCGAACACGCGATGGAGATTAATGTACTAAAAGATATTAGCAAgtgtaaaaatttaaacagCGAATTTTCGATATCTAAGAAAATAGTTGATGCCGTAAATATTCATCGAGAAGCCATCAA ATTGAGCGAGAATTTGATAACCAGATTTGACACAATGTACTTTTGTTTAACACTGCTCGCAGTGATTACAATGAGTCTTAATCTTTTTCAA GTTTCTCAGACCATAACATTTGAAGATAATATAATGGAAGCTACAGTTCCTTCTTTAAACCTACTCGTTCTTATTCTATACGTATTTCTTGCCAATTTGTTTGGACAGAATGTGATAGACCACAATAATGAAGTATATACTGCGGC TTATCGTCTGATCTCAAACATTCTTCTCCTTCTATTCCATCTTTCAAATTATCGAATCACTACTTGTAGATACAGCATTCGATGGTACATGTGTCCTCTACATGTACAAAAATTGATACTATTGCTTTTGCAAAGAAAGGCCAAAGAATTTCATTTAACTTGCGGAGGACTGTTCATAGCATCGTTCGAGTGTCTAGCAACG TTAACAAAAGCAACAATGTCTTACTTTACTCTCATGCATTCCACAagaagataa
- the LOC105279099 gene encoding uncharacterized protein LOC105279099 isoform X4: protein MICLEAQYFNVNRILLQGTALWPFQQSKFAQFQFNIMFIILVTATVCQITTFVTSEITLKFVFKVLPCILFFIMLVIHYSSFRINMKTLKDLMRQLHRACTKLEDKNEIAIINKYGWNAHRYTIVLIISFLSGAFIFIASQIAIAFFDISSPTNGSYKHRILYIHIATEYFIDEQKYFYLIVFHMYTALFIGTFSAIAIETLMIAYLQHTSGMFRIACYRIEHAMKINILENISLSTASSISKKIVYAINIHREAMKLSELLISSFDKTYFCLTVLSVITLSLNLFQPISLGRI from the exons ATGATTTGTCTCGAAGCACAATACTTTAATGTCAATAGAATTCTTTTACAAGGAACTGCATTATGGCCGTTTCAACAATCGAAATTTGCTCagtttcaatttaatataatgtttattattttagtaaCTGCTACTGTCTGTCAG ATAACAACATTTGTAACTTCAGAAATAACActcaaatttgtttttaaagtGTTACCATGTATACTTTTCTTCATTATGTTGGTGATACATTACAGTTCATTTCGAATTAACATGAAAACC CTAAAGGATTTGATGAGGCAACTTCACCGTGCATGTACTAAATTAGAAgataaaaacgaaattgctatcataaataaatatgggTGGAACGCACACCGTTATACAATCGTACTTATTA TATCCTTCCTTAGCGGAGCATTCATTTTCATTGCCAGTCAAATTGCAATAGCTTTCTTTGACATCAGTTCACCCACAAACGGATCCTATAAGCatcgaatattatatatacacatagcgaccgaatattttattgatgaacaaaaatatttctatttaattgtGTTTCACATGTATACAGCCCTCTTCATCGGAACATTTTCGGCAATAGCAATAGAAACATTGATGATTGCGTATTTGCAGCATACAAGCGGAATGTTCAGAATTGCCTG TTACCGTATCGAACACGCAATGAAGATTAATATACTAGAAAATATTAGTTTAAGCACTGCATCTTCGATATCAAAGAAAATAGTTTATGCTATAAATATTCATCGGGAAGCCATGAA ATTGTCCGAGCTCTTAATATCAAGTTTTGACAAAACATACTTCTGCTTAACAGTACTCTCAGTGATTACATTAAGTCTCAATCTTTTTCAG
- the LOC105279101 gene encoding uncharacterized protein LOC105279101 isoform X1 — protein sequence MRLILFCSHIGSERCTGMICLEAQYFNLNRILLQSTALWPFQQSKLVQLHFIINWTVLMVAIICQITTFSTSQFTPKFFLKVFSGVLFLIVLVVHYSSFRFNITILKDLMGQLHCACTKLRDKNEIAIIQKYGRNAKRYTAALLVVFFILESIFWASQIIIPYLDDVTPINGCRPHRLQIAVEYFIDQQKYYYVILLHMNAAIFIGVLTFLAMGTLMIAYLQHTCGMFTIACYRIEHAMEINILKNISLNNEFSISKKIVNAVNIHREAMKLSEDLITRFDTMYFCLTVLVVITMSLNLFQIFQILTSEENIIEATVPTVTVLVLILYVFFANFFGQNVIDHNNEVYAAAYNIRWYMCPLRIQRLILLLLQRKAREFQLTCGGLFVASFECFATLAKATMSYFTVMHSAR from the exons ATGCGCCTCATTCTTTTCTGCAGTCACATAGGTTCTGAACGTTGCACCGGCATGATCTGTCTCGAAGCGCAGTATTTTAATCTGAATAGAATTCTTTTGCAAAGTACTGCACTATGGCCGTTTCAACAATCAAAACTAGTTCAACTTCACTTTATTATAAACTGGACAGTTCTCATGGTTGCTATTATCTGCcag ATAACTACATTTTCTACATCACAATTCACacccaaattttttcttaaagtTTTCTCCGGTGTActctttttaattgttttagtGGTGCATTACAGTTCATTTCGATTTAACATCACAATC CTAAAGGATTTGATGGGACAACTTCACTGTGCATGCACCAAACtaagagataaaaatgaaatcgcTATAATACAAAAGTATGGCAGGAACGCAAAACGTTATACAGCTGCACTTCTTG TTGTCTTCTTCATTCTGGAATCTATTTTTTGGGCAAGTCAAATCATAATACCTTATCTCGATGACGTTACGCCTATAAACGGATGCCGACCACATCGATTACAAATAGCGGTCGAATACTTTATTgatcaacaaaaatattactatGTAATTCTACTTCACATGAATGCAGCCATATTTATTGGAGTACTTACATTCCTAGCGATGGGAACACTGATGATTGCATATCTCCAACATACATGCGGAATGTTCACAATTGCTTG TTATCGTATTGAACACGCAATGgagattaatatattaaaaaatattagcttaaataatgaattttcgaTATCCAAGAAAATAGTTAACGCCGTAAATATTCATCGAGAAGCCATGAA aTTGAGTGAGGATTTGATAACCAGGTTTGACACAATGTACTTTTGTTTAACAGTGCTCGTGGTGATTACAATGAGTCTGAATCTTTTTCAA atttttcagattttaacatctgaagaaaatataatcgaAGCTACAGTTCCTACTGTAACTGTACTCGTTCTAATTCTATACGTGTTTTTCGCCAATTTCTTTGGACAAAATGTAATAGATCACAATAATGAAGTATATGCTGCTGC GTACAACATTCGATGGTACATGTGTCCTCTTCGTATACAAAGATTGATACTGCTACTTTTGCAACGGAAGGCTAGAGAATTTCAATTAACTTGTGGAGGATTGTTCGTAGCATCGTTCGAGTGTTTCGCAACg TTAGCAAAAGCAACGATGTCTTACTTTACTGTCATGCATTCCgcacgataa
- the LOC113562180 gene encoding uncharacterized protein LOC113562180 isoform X1, which yields MRLILFCSHICSERCTGMICLEAPYFNLNRILLQSTALWPFQQSKLVQLQFILISTVLMTAIICQITTFLTSNVTPKFAVKVLSSVLFLISLMILYSSYRFNIKILKDLMGQLHCACTKLRDENEIAIIQKYGRTAKYYTAAVLVIFFIAKSAFWTIQIVIPYLDDVTPINGCRPHRLYIVAEYFIDQQKYYYVILLHMNAALFIGILTVITTGTLMIAYLQHTCGMFRIAWYETGYRIEHAMEINVLKDISKCKNLNSEFSISKKIVDAVNIHREAIKLSENLITRFDTMYFCLTLLAVITMSLNLFQVSQTITFEDNIMEATVPSLNLLVLILYVFLANLFGQNVIDHNNEVYTAAYRLISNILLLLFHLSNYRITTCRYSIRWYMCPLHVQKLILLLLQRKAKEFHLTCGGLFIASFECLATLTKATMSYFTLMHSTRR from the exons ATGCGCCTCATTCTTTTCTGCAGTCACATATGTTCTGAACGTTGCACCGGCATGATCTGTCTCGAAGCGCCGTATTTTAATCTGAATAGAATTCTTTTGCAAAGTACTGCACTATGGCCGTTTCAACAATCAAAACTAGTCCAacttcaatttattttaatctcgacaGTTCTCATGACTGCTATTATCTGCCAg ATAACTACATTTCTTACATCAAATGTCACTCCCAAATTTGCTGTTAAAGTTCTCTCCTCTGTTCTGTTCTTAATCAGTTTGATGATATTGTACAGTTCATACCGATTTAACATCAAAATA cTAAAGGATTTGATGGGACAACTGCACTGTGCGTGCACCAAACTAAGAGATGAAAATGAAATCGCTATAATACAAAAGTATGGCAGGActgcaaaatattatacagCTGCAGTTCTTG taattttctttattgcaAAATCTGCTTTTTGGACCATTCAAATTGTAATACCTTATCTCGATGACGTTACGCCTATAAATGGATGCCGACCACATCGACTATACATAGTTGCCGAATACTTTATTgatcaacaaaaatattactatGTAATTTTGCTTCACATGAATGCAGCTCTATTTATTGGAATACTAACAGTAATAACAACGGGAACACTAATGATTGCATATCTCCAACATACATGCGGAATGTTCAGAATTGCTTGGTATGAAACTGG TTATCGTATCGAACACGCGATGGAGATTAATGTACTAAAAGATATTAGCAAgtgtaaaaatttaaacagCGAATTTTCGATATCTAAGAAAATAGTTGATGCCGTAAATATTCATCGAGAAGCCATCAA ATTGAGCGAGAATTTGATAACCAGATTTGACACAATGTACTTTTGTTTAACACTGCTCGCAGTGATTACAATGAGTCTTAATCTTTTTCAA GTTTCTCAGACCATAACATTTGAAGATAATATAATGGAAGCTACAGTTCCTTCTTTAAACCTACTCGTTCTTATTCTATACGTATTTCTTGCCAATTTGTTTGGACAGAATGTGATAGACCACAATAATGAAGTATATACTGCGGC TTATCGTCTGATCTCAAACATTCTTCTCCTTCTATTCCATCTTTCAAATTATCGAATCACTACTTGTAGATACAGCATTCGATGGTACATGTGTCCTCTACATGTACAAAAATTGATACTATTGCTTTTGCAAAGAAAGGCCAAAGAATTTCATTTAACTTGCGGAGGACTGTTCATAGCATCGTTCGAGTGTCTAGCAACG TTAACAAAAGCAACAATGTCTTACTTTACTCTCATGCATTCCACAagaagataa
- the LOC105279101 gene encoding uncharacterized protein LOC105279101 isoform X2 encodes MRLILFCSHIGSERCTGMICLEAQYFNLNRILLQSTALWPFQQSKLVQLHFIINWTVLMVAIICQITTFSTSQFTPKFFLKVFSGVLFLIVLVVHYSSFRFNITILKDLMGQLHCACTKLRDKNEIAIIQKYGRNAKRYTAALLVVFFILESIFWASQIIIPYLDDVTPINGCRPHRLQIAVEYFIDQQKYYYVILLHMNAAIFIGVLTFLAMGTLMIAYLQHTCGMFTIACYRIEHAMEINILKNISLNNEFSISKKIVNAVNIHREAMKLSEDLITRFDTMYFCLTVLVVITMSLNLFQILTSEENIIEATVPTVTVLVLILYVFFANFFGQNVIDHNNEVYAAAYNIRWYMCPLRIQRLILLLLQRKAREFQLTCGGLFVASFECFATLAKATMSYFTVMHSAR; translated from the exons ATGCGCCTCATTCTTTTCTGCAGTCACATAGGTTCTGAACGTTGCACCGGCATGATCTGTCTCGAAGCGCAGTATTTTAATCTGAATAGAATTCTTTTGCAAAGTACTGCACTATGGCCGTTTCAACAATCAAAACTAGTTCAACTTCACTTTATTATAAACTGGACAGTTCTCATGGTTGCTATTATCTGCcag ATAACTACATTTTCTACATCACAATTCACacccaaattttttcttaaagtTTTCTCCGGTGTActctttttaattgttttagtGGTGCATTACAGTTCATTTCGATTTAACATCACAATC CTAAAGGATTTGATGGGACAACTTCACTGTGCATGCACCAAACtaagagataaaaatgaaatcgcTATAATACAAAAGTATGGCAGGAACGCAAAACGTTATACAGCTGCACTTCTTG TTGTCTTCTTCATTCTGGAATCTATTTTTTGGGCAAGTCAAATCATAATACCTTATCTCGATGACGTTACGCCTATAAACGGATGCCGACCACATCGATTACAAATAGCGGTCGAATACTTTATTgatcaacaaaaatattactatGTAATTCTACTTCACATGAATGCAGCCATATTTATTGGAGTACTTACATTCCTAGCGATGGGAACACTGATGATTGCATATCTCCAACATACATGCGGAATGTTCACAATTGCTTG TTATCGTATTGAACACGCAATGgagattaatatattaaaaaatattagcttaaataatgaattttcgaTATCCAAGAAAATAGTTAACGCCGTAAATATTCATCGAGAAGCCATGAA aTTGAGTGAGGATTTGATAACCAGGTTTGACACAATGTACTTTTGTTTAACAGTGCTCGTGGTGATTACAATGAGTCTGAATCTTTTTCAA attttaacatctgaagaaaatataatcgaAGCTACAGTTCCTACTGTAACTGTACTCGTTCTAATTCTATACGTGTTTTTCGCCAATTTCTTTGGACAAAATGTAATAGATCACAATAATGAAGTATATGCTGCTGC GTACAACATTCGATGGTACATGTGTCCTCTTCGTATACAAAGATTGATACTGCTACTTTTGCAACGGAAGGCTAGAGAATTTCAATTAACTTGTGGAGGATTGTTCGTAGCATCGTTCGAGTGTTTCGCAACg TTAGCAAAAGCAACGATGTCTTACTTTACTGTCATGCATTCCgcacgataa